The proteins below come from a single Ptychodera flava strain L36383 chromosome 6, AS_Pfla_20210202, whole genome shotgun sequence genomic window:
- the LOC139134671 gene encoding uncharacterized protein isoform X1: protein MPSPVECIVKLGGSAITNKNSFESCKKEAIRHAAQILTQLNGKCVVVHGAGSFGHFQAREYGVSSGFHGNTFPDAARVKMGFCQTRTSVTMLNHMITKEFVDLQIPAVSLPACGSWRTANKNVEDYIFTKFTVC from the exons ATGCCTTCTCCTGTCGAATGCATAGTTAAACTGGGCGGAAGTGCCATAACAAATAAAAATTCATTCGAGTCATGCAAGAAGGAAGCCATACGCCATGCTGCACAGATCCTAACACAGCTTAATGGCAAATGTGTTGTGGTTCATGGGGCAGG GTCGTTTGGTCATTTTCAAGCCCGGGAATATGGCGTGTCTAGTGGCTTCCATGGCAACACATTCCCAGATGCAGCAAGAGTAAAAATGGGATTTTGTCAAACAAGGACATCTGTGACTATG CTGAACCACATGATCACCAAGGAGTTTGTGGACTTGCAAATACCAGCCGTGTCATTACCG GCATGTGGCAGTTGGAGAACCGCCAACAAAAATGTGGAAGattacatattcaccaaattcACAGTCTGTTAG